ACCCTTCGAGCGGGGTGGATGCCTTCTTCGCCGTGTTTTCCGCGATGTTCGTCCACGTACGCGGCCTGCCGATGTTTTCCACGCTGCTCGGCTTCGGCTTCGGGCTAGTGGTGGCCAGCCTGTACCGCAAGCACTACCCGCTGCGCGACGCGCGCCGGGTGCTTCTGCGCCGCTACGGCACCCTCGCTGCTCTGGGGCTAATCCACATGCTCGCGATCTTCTACGGCGACATCATGCTCACCTATGGGCTCATCGGCGTGCTCATGGCTCTACTGTTCACCGTCAGCGCGAAGTGGCTGCGCCTGATCGCCTACATCTTGCTGGGATTTTTCGCCGTTACCGGCACCGCCGGCGCTTTTGCTGTGTACTTCTTCGAGCCCGGGGCCCTGCCCGATATGCGCGCCCCCACCACGGAGCTGTTAACCGTGGGTGACTACTTCAGCGCCAACTTTTCCGCGGCGATGCTGATGCTCACTTCGATCCCCTTCGCGGTCGGTTCTCTCGCCGGGCTGAGCATCATCGGCTACGTCTGGGCGACGGAGGGTTACCTGGTGAACGTCGATAAGCATCGCGCTATTCTGCGGCAATGGGTCTATGTCGCCGTGGCGATCACCCTGCTGCTCGGGCTTCCGTGGGGTCTCGCGGCGATCGGGGTGATCGACCCGGGCCTCGAGGAGTTCTTCTGGATCCTCAACCAGTCCTGGGGGCCGTTCACCGGCCCCGGCATCCTCGCCGCGTTCGCGCTGGCCACCAACGGGATGCAAAAGCGCGCCGCCCAGGCGCAGGCCGCGCCTGGCTGGGCCAACCCACTGATCGCGCTGGGTAAGCGCTCCATGTCCGGCTACCTCGCACAGTCGCTGCTGTTTATTGTCCTCGTCTCGCCCTTCGGGTTCGGGCTCGGCCTGGACGCGAACGTCGCCGGCAAGCTCGGGGTGGGCCTGCTCGTCTGGCTGATCACCCTGCTTCTTGCCTCCGTCCTCGAGGCCACCCGCACCCCCGGCCCATTCGAGTGGGTTCACCGCCACCTCGCCTACGGGCGCACCGGCGCGATCGAACCGAGGCCCGCACATGCTTAAGTGCGAGCTCGACCTGCGCTGCTACTTTGTCACCGGGAGCGGTAGCGAGCGCGACATCGTCACCCGCGCCCGCGACGCCGCGCGCGCCGGCGCCGGTGTCATACAGGTGCGCAGCAAACCCATCTCCGCGCGCGACCTCTACAGCCTCGGCCGCGAGGTTGCCCACGCGGTGCGCGAGGCCAACCCCGCCACGCGCGTGCTTATCGACGACCGCGTCGACGTCGCGCTCGCCCTGTGCGACGAGGGCGTCCACGGCGTCCACCTCGGCCAAGACGACCTCGATGTCCGCGTTGCCCGGCGGCTACTCGGCCCGGAAGCGATCATCGGACTGACCACGGGGACGCTTCAGCTCGTGCGCGCGGCCAATGAACTAGCTGGAGACATCGACTACGTCGGGGCCGGGCCGTTTCGCGCCACCCCGACGAAGGACTCGGGCCGGCCGCTACTCGGTGTCGACGGCTACCGCCCCCTCGTCGCTGAGTCCCTCGTGCCCGTCGTAGCCATCGGCGATGTCACGGTCGACGACGCCGCCGAGCTCGCCTCCACCGGCGTCGACGGGCTCGCTCTGGTGCGCGGCATCATGAACGCCGAGGACACCGGCGCCTACGTGGCGCGCGTACTCTCCGAGTTCGAACGCGGCGCAGTAGATTAGTCCCCATGTCCAGCCGCAAAGTTTTCTACAGCGTCATCCTCTTCCTCGTCACGGCAGGATGGGCCGCGAACCACTTCGCGGCCGTTCTCGTGGCCCTTAAAGAGCGCGCGCACCTCGAGCCGCTGCTGGTCAACGGCGCATACGGAATCTACGCAGCCGGTCTGTTTCCGTGCCTTCTGGCCGGCGGGATCCTCGCCGACCGCTTCGGAGGCCGCCCGATTGTCATTGCGGGCACGATCGTCTCCGCGCTCGGAAACCTAGGCCTTGCCTTCTCGCACAGCGCCGCCGCCCTGCTGTCGGGCCGCTTCGTCGTCGGGCTCGGTGTCGGACTTGTCGTCAGCGCGGGAACGGCGTGGGCGGCGAGGCTCCGCGGCGCGCAAGGTGCGACCCTCGCCGGCATCTTTTTGACCTCCGGCTTCGCCCTCGGGCCGATCTTCTCCGGAATTTTCGCCTATGCCCAGCCGCGGATCTGGGAGCTCTACGCGGTGACCATCGCGCTGTCGCTGCTGGCCATCGTGGTCTCCCTGGTCATCGGCGACACACCCCACCACGCGGTAACCCAGGGCCCCGACGGCCCCGCACCAGCGCCCGCCGCGGCACCGGCGCAGCGCTCATCCACCAAGGCGCTGGCGACGGCATTGCCGGTGGCGGTGTGGGTCTTCGCCTCCATCACTACCGCGGTCGTCGGGCTCGCCGCTCGCGTGGCCCACTACTTCCCTACCGGGGTGTTCATGCCGGGAATCGCCGCCGGTCTCGGCTTCGGCACCGCGCTTGTGCTCCAGGCTCTGGGCAGGCGCTTCGACTGGGGCCCGCGCGCCGGCGTCATCGGCGCGCTGTGCTCCGCGACGGGACTGGCGATTGCCGGCTTCGCTGGAACCAACCCCACGCTCGCAGCCTTCGTCGCAGCGACCATCGCGTTGGGTGCGGCGTACGGTTTGTGCCTGCGCGATGGGCTTCTCGACGTCGACACATACGCTCCCCTCCACGCTCGCGGCCGCGTCCTCGGCATTTACTACGTGGGCACTTACATCGGATTCGCCCTGCCGCCGCTGTTGCAGTGGCTGGAGCCGCTGGCCGGGCCGACGGTGCCCCTGCTCGTGCTCGCCGCCCTGGCCCTGACCTCAGCCGTCGTGCGCTTTACCCAGATTAAGACCGGCTACCTCTCCCGCGCCTAAGCTTGGGGCCATGATTGCGATCTCGCCGCTGGCGCAGCTTACCGCTCTGCAGACCCATGCCCTGTTCAAGCTGCGCGTTGACGTGTTCGTCGTCGAGCAGCAGTGCCCGTTTGCTGAGATCGACGACATTGACGCGCACCCGGACACCCGCCACCTTCTGGCGTGGTCGGATGAGGATCCGGCCGAGCTGCTCGGGTGCGCACGGGTGTTTCCCACCGACTCCGGCAGCCGGTTCGGCCGCTTCGTCGTTGCCCCAGCTGCGCGTGGCACGGGCCTCGGCCATGAGATCGTGCGCACCGGCATCGCCTACACCCAGCGATTCTCCGGCGACCTTGTTATCGAGGCCCAATCCGGGCTGGTGGGTTACTACACCGGCTTCGGCTTCGTCGCCGAGGGCGAGGAATTCCCCGATGCCGGCATCCCGCACGTGATGATGCGTCTGCGGCGCTGAAAGCTAAAACAGGTCGGCGAGCGATAGACCGCCGAGGACGAGTGTGATCAGGAAGATCAGCCCACCGAGGATGTTTCCCACCAGCGAGTTCGCGTGCTCGCCCAGCAGACGCTTGTTGTTCATCGTGATCAGAAGGAAAAACGCGATAACGGGCAACAAGATGCCGTTCGCGGCCTGGGCGAGGATGATGATCTGGATCGGGTTGAACCCCGAGATGGAAATCGCCGCGCCGAAGAGGACCACCACGACGACGATGATGCGGAAGCGCTGGCTCTTCATGTCGGTGGGCCAGCCCATGACGCCGCAGATCGCGTACGCCGCACCCATCGGGCCGGCGACCGCGGAGGTCAGGCCCGCGGCGAACAGGCCGATGGCGAGCAGCCACGGGGCGGCGTCGCCAAGCATCGGGCGAAGCGGCTCGGCGAGGTCGGCGGCGGATTCCGCCTGAAGTCCTTGCGCAAACATCGTCGCAGCGGCCGTTGCGACGATCGCCAGCGTGATCAAACCACCGAGGCTGATGGAAACAACGTTGTCTATCCGCGCCTTCTTCAGTGCGGGGTCCCGCGGCTCGTCTCCCCACTTCTCCTGCACCAGGTTGGAGTGCAAGAAGACGTTGTAGGGAACGACCGTCGTGCCGATAAGCGCGACCGCGGAGAGAACAGCGCCGTCCGGCACGCTGGGCATGAAGGTGGAGCGCAGCATGGCCCCGAGGTCGGGCCCCACGCTGATGGCCGTAACCAAGAAGGTCAGCGCCAGGATGCCCACCAGCACCGTCATTACCTTCTCTAGAAACGCGTAACTTCCTGAAAGTAGCAAGGCCAGCACCACCGCGGCCACCCCGACGGAGAGCAGCACTTGCGACCACCCCGTCACGCTGGCGAGCGCGAGCGCGGTGCCCGTCGTGTCGCCCCCGGCGTACGCTGCGCCGCCGATGCCGATTGCGGAGACGACCAAGATGATCATCAGCCACTTGATAATCTGCGAACTAAACGTCTGACGCAGCGCTTCACCGGTGCTGAGGCGAGCCGCGAGTCCGAGGCGCACCGACATTTCCTGCAGGATGATCGTCGCCACGATGGAGAAAACAATCGCCCAGACGAGCGCGTAGCCGAAGTTCGCGCCGGTCACCGTGGCTGTGGTGACCGTACCCGGGCCGATGAACGACGCCGCGATGAGCAGCCCCGGCCCAAACATGCCGGACTTACGCTGTGGCGCTGTGGTGGTTTCAACAGTGGACATCGCGTACCTCGAATCCGTCTATGAATGTGAGTTACATCACGTTGGTGACAGCTTAGTACTGTCGCGCTACCCCGCGGGGTGCATTTCACTACCTGTCTTCCTTAGCGCCTCACAGAGATGCCTTTAGTAGGAGCTGAACCCGTCCTCGCTTAAGGTGTGCTTCTCGTCGCCGGTGATCGCCGGGTTGAAGATGCTGACCAGGATCAGATCCTCGTCCTTGCCGCCGCGCAGGTAGTGGGCGTCGTGCTCGTCGAGCACGTAGATGGTGCCCGGCGTGATCGGGTAGATGTTGCCCTCGGTGTCTTCAACCTCACCGGAGCCGCCGATGCAGTAGCACGCCTCCAGGTGGTTGCGGTACTGCAGCTTGGACTCGGTACCCGCGCGCACCACGGTGTGCGCCACCGCGAAACCCATGTTGTCCTTCGCGGTGAGCACGCGCTCGGAGGTCCCTCCGCCCCACTCAACCTTTTCCACATCGTTGCGAGACCTGGTGAACATGAAATCCTCCTCAAGATTTACGTGTTGGCGATTGCGTTACACCTTTCAACCCTACGTAAACTCCGCGCGCTCGGGCGCGAGCCTGAGATACCTTCGCGTGTGGAATAATGGGACCATGTCTGACACGCCAACCGCCGTCGTCGGTGCGGGAATCATCGGGTTGAGCACCGCCTTAACCCTGGCCGATCGCGGCCGTGCGGTCACCGTCTACGACCCTGCACCGGCCCGTGGCGCCTCCCATTACGCGGGCGGAATGCTGGCTCCGGC
Above is a window of Corynebacterium sanguinis DNA encoding:
- a CDS encoding DUF418 domain-containing protein gives rise to the protein MDKTPAKQRLLLPDIARGVSLLGIAAANSVQAWITTGSSGAGAPGDTLGGVDPSSGVDAFFAVFSAMFVHVRGLPMFSTLLGFGFGLVVASLYRKHYPLRDARRVLLRRYGTLAALGLIHMLAIFYGDIMLTYGLIGVLMALLFTVSAKWLRLIAYILLGFFAVTGTAGAFAVYFFEPGALPDMRAPTTELLTVGDYFSANFSAAMLMLTSIPFAVGSLAGLSIIGYVWATEGYLVNVDKHRAILRQWVYVAVAITLLLGLPWGLAAIGVIDPGLEEFFWILNQSWGPFTGPGILAAFALATNGMQKRAAQAQAAPGWANPLIALGKRSMSGYLAQSLLFIVLVSPFGFGLGLDANVAGKLGVGLLVWLITLLLASVLEATRTPGPFEWVHRHLAYGRTGAIEPRPAHA
- a CDS encoding thiamine phosphate synthase yields the protein MLKCELDLRCYFVTGSGSERDIVTRARDAARAGAGVIQVRSKPISARDLYSLGREVAHAVREANPATRVLIDDRVDVALALCDEGVHGVHLGQDDLDVRVARRLLGPEAIIGLTTGTLQLVRAANELAGDIDYVGAGPFRATPTKDSGRPLLGVDGYRPLVAESLVPVVAIGDVTVDDAAELASTGVDGLALVRGIMNAEDTGAYVARVLSEFERGAVD
- a CDS encoding MFS transporter codes for the protein MSSRKVFYSVILFLVTAGWAANHFAAVLVALKERAHLEPLLVNGAYGIYAAGLFPCLLAGGILADRFGGRPIVIAGTIVSALGNLGLAFSHSAAALLSGRFVVGLGVGLVVSAGTAWAARLRGAQGATLAGIFLTSGFALGPIFSGIFAYAQPRIWELYAVTIALSLLAIVVSLVIGDTPHHAVTQGPDGPAPAPAAAPAQRSSTKALATALPVAVWVFASITTAVVGLAARVAHYFPTGVFMPGIAAGLGFGTALVLQALGRRFDWGPRAGVIGALCSATGLAIAGFAGTNPTLAAFVAATIALGAAYGLCLRDGLLDVDTYAPLHARGRVLGIYYVGTYIGFALPPLLQWLEPLAGPTVPLLVLAALALTSAVVRFTQIKTGYLSRA
- a CDS encoding GNAT family N-acetyltransferase, yielding MIAISPLAQLTALQTHALFKLRVDVFVVEQQCPFAEIDDIDAHPDTRHLLAWSDEDPAELLGCARVFPTDSGSRFGRFVVAPAARGTGLGHEIVRTGIAYTQRFSGDLVIEAQSGLVGYYTGFGFVAEGEEFPDAGIPHVMMRLRR
- a CDS encoding Nramp family divalent metal transporter; the protein is MSTVETTTAPQRKSGMFGPGLLIAASFIGPGTVTTATVTGANFGYALVWAIVFSIVATIILQEMSVRLGLAARLSTGEALRQTFSSQIIKWLMIILVVSAIGIGGAAYAGGDTTGTALALASVTGWSQVLLSVGVAAVVLALLLSGSYAFLEKVMTVLVGILALTFLVTAISVGPDLGAMLRSTFMPSVPDGAVLSAVALIGTTVVPYNVFLHSNLVQEKWGDEPRDPALKKARIDNVVSISLGGLITLAIVATAAATMFAQGLQAESAADLAEPLRPMLGDAAPWLLAIGLFAAGLTSAVAGPMGAAYAICGVMGWPTDMKSQRFRIIVVVVVLFGAAISISGFNPIQIIILAQAANGILLPVIAFFLLITMNNKRLLGEHANSLVGNILGGLIFLITLVLGGLSLADLF
- a CDS encoding ectoine synthase, coding for MFTRSRNDVEKVEWGGGTSERVLTAKDNMGFAVAHTVVRAGTESKLQYRNHLEACYCIGGSGEVEDTEGNIYPITPGTIYVLDEHDAHYLRGGKDEDLILVSIFNPAITGDEKHTLSEDGFSSY